The following proteins come from a genomic window of Populus alba chromosome 12, ASM523922v2, whole genome shotgun sequence:
- the LOC118029005 gene encoding pentatricopeptide repeat-containing protein At5g61370, mitochondrial, which yields MHCFWKSRWAGFLFQNVKTNKSKPPFYSTKQQHNQLPLELQEVCKVISSWIGGLDDLELSLNQFKGQLTFPLVTQIINSCKHEAPSRRILRFFLWSNKVLDSEKLKDDDFNHVIRVLAEKKDHTGMCILISDLRKEGRVMDPQTFAIVAETLVKLGREDEALGIFKNLEKFKCPQDGFAVTAIISALCAKGHAKKAQGVFLHHKNNKITGLEPCVVYRCLLYGWSVQENVKEARKIIQEMKGDGLIPDLFCYNSFLKCLCERNLKRNPSGLVPEALNVMMEMRSYRIEPNSISYNTLLSCLGRARRVKESYRMLETMKTTGCAPDWVSYFLVAKVMYLTGRFGKGNEIVDEMIGQGLLPDRKFYYNLIGVLCGVERVSYALELFERMKTSSLGGYGPVYDILIPKLCKGGDFERGRELWEEATAMGVSVSCSSDLLDPSITEVFKPRRKVEEDVKLEKFSRNKITRLEPKSRRERGKVKKKSRGN from the coding sequence atgcaTTGCTTCTGGAAATCAAGATGGGCTGGCTTTTTGTTCCAAAACGTTAAAACTAACAAATCTAAGCCTCCTTTCTATTCCACAAAGCAGCAGCATAACCAACTGCCACTTGAGCTGCAAGAAGTGTGTAAAGTTATTTCGAGCTGGATTGGTGGTTTGGATGACTTAGAGTTGagtttaaatcaatttaaaggtCAGTTAACATTTCCTCTTGTTACACAAATTATAAATTCCTGCAAACATGAGGCTCCTTCTAGAAGaatattgagattttttctATGGTCCAATAAAGTTTTGGATTCTGAAAAACTGAAAGATGATGATTTCAATCATGTCATTCGAGTTTTGGCCGAGAAGAAGGATCACACAGGAATGTGTATTTTGATTTCGGATTTAAGGAAGGAAGGCCGCGTAATGGACCCACAAACTTTTGCTATTGTAGCTGAGACTTTGGTTAAACTGGGGAGAGAAGATGAGGCGTTGGGTATATTCAAGAACTTGGAAAAGTTCAAGTGCCCACAAGATGGTTTTGCTGTCACTGCCATTATAAGCGCTCTTTGTGCGAAAGGGCATGCTAAGAAAGCACAAGGAGTGTTTTTGCACCATAAGAATAATAAGATAACCGGTTTAGAGCCTTGTGTTGTTTATAGGTGTCTTTTGTATGGGTGGTCCGTGCAGGAGAACGTGAAGGAAGCTCGAAAGATTATCCAAGAGATGAAGGGAGATGGGTTAATCCcagatttattttgttataattcTTTTCTCAAGTGCCTTTGCGAAAGAAATCTTAAACGCAATCCATCTGGACTTGTCCCTGAAGCTTTGAATGTGATGATGGAAATGAGATCATATAGGATTGAGCCAAACTCAATTAGTTACAATACATTGCTTTCTTGTCTTGGGAGAGCAAGAAGAGTCAAGGAATCGTATAGGATGCTTGAGACAATGAAAACAACAGGTTGTGCTCCTGATTGGGTTAGTTATTTTCTTGTTGCAAAAGTGATGTATCTGACTGGCAGATTCGGTAAAGGAAATGAGATAGTTGATGAGATGATTGGACAGGGGCTGCTGCCAGATCGCAAGTTTTACTATAATTTGATTGGTGTTCTTTGTGGAGTTGAGAGGGTGAGTTATGCCCTTGAGTTATTTGAACGAATGAAGACAAGCTCGTTGGGTGGTTACGGGCCTGTATATGATATTTTGATACCAAAGCTTTGTAAAGGTGGGGATTTTGAAAGGGGTAGAGAGCTATGGGAAGAGGCCACTGCTATGGGTGTCTCTGTTAGCTGCTCCAGTGATCTGTTGGATCCCTCTATCACTGAGGTTTTCAAGCCCAGAAGGAAGGTGGAAGAAGATGTCAAGCTTGAGAAATTCAGCAGAAACAAGATCACCAGACTCGAGCCCAAGTCAAGACGAGAAAGGGGGAAGGTGAAGAAGAAAAGCAGGGGGAATTGA